In Mytilus edulis chromosome 8, xbMytEdul2.2, whole genome shotgun sequence, the genomic window AATTACCTATAGAATCAGATGTTTCCATCATCAATTAAAATCAGCTGTTCCATCGATTGATCACATGATAAAGAAAGGCTTTCCTGtccgttatatatatataaaccaggTATACAAATATCCAAGGGAACATATTGATTCGGAaacatcattttgtaaaaaagaTAAACCACGCATTTAATACTGTATAGGTTTGATTGGGAAAGCAGCAATAAGAAGCTTGTCAATACTGAATTACGATTGGTTGATTTTAGCGTTGTATCCCAGACTACCAAGAAAATATTAGCATATTAAAGACGACCAGTTTGATGCGTTTGTTAACACACTGATCAGTTAAATTGAGATAGTTAACATAACATAAATGCTATCTAAGTAATGCGGTGTGAGGGGAAGGATTAAAAGTATTATAAGTACGGAAAACGAGGCTTGATATTTTAACGGTGAGTGTATTCCGCTAAAATACATCCGCCAAACGACGACACGCAGTAATACACAAATCAATGTAGTCAGTACATTGACGTTTATTTATATTGCTGATTTTATTGATACAGGAACATTTACTTGTGAATACGGATGATAACACACTGTTTATTTTCTCTTAcaaatatgttttgtaaatattgaagaAAGGTTTATTATATTAAACTGAAGACGGATCCAATATGTCGGAAAAGGGAAGTGATTTTCCTGAGCTTGTTGAATTAAATGTTGGTGGAGTATTTTACACAACTTACCTTTCAACATTAACCAAGGAAAAAGATTCATTACTTGGACAAATGTTTAATGGCTCGTCAAAAACTAAAATTGTCAAGGACAGTAAAGGGAAATATTTTATTGACAGGGATGGAGTTCTCTTTCGGTATGTACTTGATTATTTAAGAAACCAGAAACTAACACTACCAgaaaattttcatgaaaaagaaAGACTTAAACAGGAAGCCGACTACTATCAGTTACCAAGCTTAGCCAAGTCAATAACCATATCACTTCCAAAACTTGCAAGCATATCCAATCGCATTCCACCAATCGCTAATAGTAACTCACTCTCTCCTATATCGGGAGAGAGCAGGGTACCAGCATACATAACTCTGGGATACAGAGGAACTTTTGCATTTGGTCGTGACGGATTGGCTGACGTGAAATTCCGGAAGTTAAGTAGGATTATTGTTTGCGGCAAAGTTTCTGTGTGTCGAGAAGTTTTCAAAGACACTTTAAATGAATCACGTGATCCAGATCGCGGTGTCCAGGACAGATATACTGCGCGATTCTTTCTTAAGCATACATACTTGGAGCAAGCATTAGATCAACTTGCAGAAGAAGGGTTTAAATTAGTTGGATGTTGTGGATCGGGAACAAACAACGTTGGAGAGGTAAAAGCCGGAATGGATACGGAGGAGGCCCGATGGCAACACTATAACGAATTTATCTTTGAGAGATGTTAAGTTGGGCAACAATATTTGTGATGATCAACGAACCGTAACTTGGAGAAAGAAAAACGTTGATCCGTGCATATTTGTTGATCAAATGAAATATGACTAGGAAATATCCGTTGATCTGTGTATATGACTTGTGACTAGGAGAAAACCTTTGAATCGTGTGTATATGTTACTCTAAATTAATATGTTAACAGCTTCTAGTCCAGTAGTCGTTTATAGATCATTATTTTTGCAGgtgtaaaataattgttatattgTCTTTTGGTGTCTTTCATTTCAAGATACAGTAACGGTAAGCTTTTAAAGTACCATCAGCTATATATAGTAACTCTATTCATGTTATCAGAAAGTACATTTTACACAATTTACGTTATATATTAGCATACTTTATGCAATAAAATATTCACTTTTcatgcaatattgttttcaaaaatataagaCAGGTTTCTAATGAAACTCTTGTGTTTAGAATTTTCCTGCCATCATTACCATGATTACGTACCACACTTGGCGGTATAATTATTTCTGATTGAGATTCTACAATGGAACTCTCCTGTGACAGAGATAAATAAAGTCATGATTATGTATGACATATAGCTGTGACATCCGAAATCTCTATGGAGGTCTTATTTAATATAAAGGAATAATTATCAAACATAGTTAAACAAGGGATTAGTCATTTGTTCAAGCATCCAAATTTGATCAGAGATATGAATATTCATAAAGAAATCCTGCTTTTTTCTGTTTACAGCATTCAAAATGTTAGGACTGTGATGCATgctacaaatattttatcatgttttcaaCCTTAACATTAACTTCAAAAGATGTGTCATTTAATAaagtttgtaaatataaataacgaagatgtagtatgattaccaatgagacaaatagtcgtcttcacaagagaccaaataacacagaaatttacaactataggtcacaatatggacttcaacaatgagcaaagtccatgaAATATCTTATTGCTTTACTTTAAcaagacatttgtttttaaactataaacacaataacattttaaaatggaTTAAgttattttaacaatttcaattGGATAATAAAAATGATCTTCTTATAATTATAGTATTTAAGATCCTTTATAATCAAGTAAAATGATTTGATACATGTAGCTCCAGAATGGTATCCATACCATGTTGTTAGAATGATTGTTATAAGCCAATGCGATTAGACGTATGTGCTATTCTAGTCTATGATTAATTTTAAACCTGTGTTTAGTAGTGGATAGTCTCAGTGTATAATAGACATTATACTGTAGATCTGTTCACAATTGGACTCGTAAGAATTCAGAGAAATATCATTTTGGTTATATGTGTTACTATCCATTAATCTATACCCAGTATCTCACTTTATTCATTTAAggaataaaaatttcaaatacaaaaacaatggTTGATGTGACGAAAGTACTATCTTTACAAATACAAATGCCATTTTCACATATTTGTAACTGTTCGGAAGAAGGATTGACCAATTTATAGGTTATGCGAATGAGTTAAGCATGGgtcatctcaaataaaaaaaaatacggagatgtggtatgatttccaataagacaattatccacaaaagtTCTAATGAAGGAAATGTAGGCATTTACAGACAatcgaacggccttcaacaatgcgaaATTCCCACCATTTATAAAAGGCGATGATCAGATAGTCTATCATTACAAAACACTTAATAGCGGCTTCACACATACTATGTCATTGTTTCAAGTTTAAAATAAATGGTACTTGATGATACaagtactacatgtactaggAAGAAAGTGGAGCCTTAAATGAATGTTATGATCTCATTATAGTCTTGGTCGAGCTTTGGGTCAAACATTCACAAGTTCATAAGTTTTCTAATACAAATACCATATAAATTGAATTATAGATTTATTTGACAGTATTGAGCTTCTATCATTTTCGACTTCCTTagaatttcaatttcattttcgtCCAAATGATATGAACTAGActtcctttttttcctttttttttttttttttttttatcttttctgaaACTCAAAAGTAATTTCTGTAGATGTTTGAATACCAGTTCCTACTTTCGTATGATTAACTAATTGTTTATACTTGTAATTCAACATCAAATTGAAAATGATTAAACAATAGCTTCttcaaaataaacattacaacgcaaaataaaacattgatagagATAATATTTACCGCGATTTCTAAACATGCCTTAGTTTATTCTACATGGATGTAATACCAATAGCTTTTTCTACATAGATGTAATCAAACGAGAACCAACAATGCCATTGACTGCCATTTACATTACACTATTCCTCTATTTCTAAACATGCCTTAGTTTATTCTACATAGATGTAATGAAACGAGAACCTACAATGCCATTGACTGCCATTTACATTACAATATTCCTCGTCGTCTTATCTTTACGGTTTGTTTCTCAACAATAACGGTAATCATTCTACCACCGatgatttttaaaacagaaatcgATAGAAGCGAGCCTGGCTTTATTGATAACCCGTTTCAGAGAAAAAATTATTGGCATTTTTCACAGTAACTTTGTGATAAATATGAAATCTGAGCAAATCCAATTTCGTGAAAATTGCATTCTCTTTCAAAATCATTAGGTATTTATTCACTGTTTCTATGGGAACCAGAAAACGTTATTACCGTTCTATATGATAAAACAGAAATCATATACTGGTCATTAAACACACTGGGCAACTTAATTGTTATCTAATATAAAAACAAGGCACTAAATTGTGCAAAACCAATGTATATACATACGAAAGAGAGAAATGACACGAATCAAATATGAAACAACACTAAAGCTATCGAATGATTGCTGTTACTAAAGGGGAATTCACAATAGCTCAGCCAGGCGAATGAATACGTGTATACAAAGGTACTAAGCCAGAATTAAAATATAAACCATGCTCCTAAAATAAATTAGGTTTTTAACAAATATCCATTGGTATGTAGTATTGATAATAAGTCTATGAAACGTAAGTACTGGGAAATTGATTTAAccgagaaaaaaaatgtgttttccaAGGGTTTCTGAATAAGAATTAcacataatgcaattaaaaatattttaaaatgcgtAAAGATTTTTCAAACATACCAACCGAATGAGAATTTTTATgacaatttgatatattttagaaatCATGTTTTCCTTTACAAgtccaatattttattttaaatttgaacaatttattgtccaaaattgttttcttattttcagTCGCTTGAAGGTCGTTTCAATAATATATATACCTTATTCGCTGTTTTATTTAGAATAGAAGGAAGTATGTATATGcaatttggtaaatatatatacatgtatatgtctatGTTATTCTGACAATTAGAATTTAGAGATAAATAAAACTGCAAGGtctattaaaaaaagaaagaactcGACAGGAAAAACAGTCAAAACCAATCTACTAATAAACAAGGAGAAAAAGACTTTAAACGGTATATAccctttttggacaattttgagctgaaaaaaatgataaaattttctAACCAAAAAAGAGgagggcgtacgccctctacacCCCCGTGAATCCGCCACTGTAgattacattttgtaattatgttAATCTATTATCCTCTGTGTGTATCATTCTTGTTAAGATTTAAAATCTACATGTATCAAAACAAACAATGAAGGAAAAAGACTTCCGGAAGAAACCTTTGGCTAATTCAATTTCCCAAGGATATATAACATTGTAAATCGATACATTCTTCCGTATACGTtgtaaacatacacatttttattataaaatgagATTTAAGATACGTCCGGTTTCACTGGATACACAAATATCTTCTATTCATAGTTCGTATTacattgttttttattaaattttcatgtaATATTGACGAATTTAAAACACTAAGTCTGATAAGTACTCGACATGCTAGAT contains:
- the LOC139484660 gene encoding BTB/POZ domain-containing protein KCTD12-like, with translation MSEKGSDFPELVELNVGGVFYTTYLSTLTKEKDSLLGQMFNGSSKTKIVKDSKGKYFIDRDGVLFRYVLDYLRNQKLTLPENFHEKERLKQEADYYQLPSLAKSITISLPKLASISNRIPPIANSNSLSPISGESRVPAYITLGYRGTFAFGRDGLADVKFRKLSRIIVCGKVSVCREVFKDTLNESRDPDRGVQDRYTARFFLKHTYLEQALDQLAEEGFKLVGCCGSGTNNVGEVKAGMDTEEARWQHYNEFIFERC